The genomic segment AGGAAGTGCGGCGTCGAGCCGGCGGCGGGCGAACCGTAGTTGGCCTTGTCCGGATTGGCCTTGGCCCAGGCCAGGTACTCCTTCACCGTCTTCACGCTGGCCGGCACCATCGGGCCGACGCTCAGCGCATGCGTCATGATCGCCGCGATCGACACCGGCACGAAGTCCTTGAACGGGTCGTAGCTGAGCGTCCGGTAGATGTGCGGGTAGATCGACATCATCGAGTAGGGCGTCAGCAGCAGCGTGGAGCCGTCCGGCTGCGCGGACTTGACCACCTCGCAGGCGATGCGGCCGCCGGCGCCCGGCTTGTTGTCGACCACGACGTTCTTCGCGTACGGGGTTCCGATCATGCGTTCTCCGACACGGCGGGCGGTGGCGTCGGCCGTGCCACCGGCCGGGAAGCCGTTGATGATCTTCACCAGGTCGAAGGTGGTCGCCTGCGCGCGCAGCACTTGCGGGAAGGCGGCCAGGGCGCCCAGGGCGGCCGTGGCCTGCACGAATTGCCGGCGGTCGGTTCTCATGCGGATGTCTCCTGTGGATGGATGGGGGTGGCAGCGGCGCGGCCGTTGCTGCGGCCGGCGCCCAGGTAGGTTTCGATGACGCGCGGGTCGCCCGCCAAGTCGCGGGCGGCGCCCTGCAGCCGGATCTCTCCGGTCTCCAGCACATAGCCGTGGTCGGCCACTTCCAGCGCGGCGCGCGCGTTCTGCTCGACGAGCAGGATGGACACGCCTTGTTCGCGCAGCCGCGTGATGATCTGGAAGATCTCGCGCACGACCAGCGGCGCGAGACCCAGGCTGGGCTCGTCCAGCATCAGCAGCTTGGGCTGCGACATCAGCGCGCGGCCCACGGCCAGCATCTGCCGTTCGCCGCCGGACAGGGTGCCGGCCAGCTGCGTGCGGCGCTCCTTCAGGCGCGGGAACAGTTCGTAGACGCGCTCCAGCCCATCGCGCCAGCGCGGCACGCGCATCTTCATCGCGCGGAAGCCCCCGAGCACGAGGTTGTCCTCCACCGCCATGGTGCCGAACAGCTCGCGCTTCTCGGGCACGAGGGCCAGGCCCAGCATCACCCGCTCTTCCAGCGTGGTGTCCGAGACGTCCTGGCCGTCGAAGAGGATGCGTCCGCGCGAAGGCAGCACGCCCATCAGCGCGTTGAGCGTGGTCGACTTGCCCGCGCCGTTGGGGCCGATGACCGTCACCACCTGTCCGGCGCCGAGCTCGAAGTGCAGGCCGGTCAGGACCTCCGCGCGGCCGTAGCCGGCGTGAAGGTCCTGGACCTGGAGCAAGGGGCCGGCCATCAGTGCTCCGTCCCCAGGTAGGCGGCGCGCACCTTGGGGCTGGCCTGGACCTCGGAGGGCGTGCCTTCCATCAGGAGCGTGCCGAATTCCATGACCACGATGCGGTCCGTGAGGCCCATGATGAACTCCATGTCGTGCTCCACCAGCAGCAGGCTCATGCCTTCGCCCTTGAGCTGGCGCAGCACTTCGGCCAGCGCCTGCTTCTCCTTGTGGCGCAGGCCGGCGGCCGGCTCGTCCAGCAGCAGCAGCGACGGGTCGCTGCACAGGGCGCGCGCGATCTCCAGCAGGCGCTGCGGCCCGAGCGCGAGATTGCCCGCCATCTCGTGCATGCGGTCCGCCATGCCGATGCGCGCCAGCTGGCGCTCGGCCTCGGCGAACAGGCGGCGCTCCTCCGCGCGGTCGGTCCGCAGCATTGCCCCGACGGTGCCGCTGCTGCCGCGCAGGTAGCCGCCGAGCGCGACGTTCTCCAGCACCGTCATCTCCGGAATGATCTTGACGTGCTGGAAGGTGCGCGAAATGCCGCGTCGCGCGATCTGCCGCGACGGCAGGCCGGTGATGTCCTCGCCCCGGAATCGGACGCGGCCCGCGGTCGTGGTCAGCACGCCGGTGATCAGGTTGAAGGTGGTGGACTTGCCTGCGCCGTTGGGGCCGATCAGGCCGAGGATCTCGCCCGCGCGCACCTCGAAGCTGACGTCGTTCACCGCCACCAGGCCGCCGAATTCCTTGCGCACCTTGTCGACCTGCAGCAGCGACTCGCCATGCGTGGGCTTGTCGCGCGCGGGCAGGGGCGCGGCGCCGTCCCAGTCGCGCACCCGGTCGGCGCGCGGCAGGCGGCGCGAAACGAAGGTCCAGAGCCCGTCGGGGGCGTACTTGAGGACGACCACCAGCACGATGCCGAACACGATCGTTTCGAAGTTCCCGCTGGTGCCGATCAGCCGCGGCATCAGGATCTGCAGCTGGTCCTCGATGATCCTCACGACCCCGGCGCCGAGGAACGCGCCCCACACGTGGCCGACGCCGCCGAGCACCGCCATGAACAGGTACTCGATGCCCTTGCCGATGGAGAAGGGCGACGGGTTCACCGTGCGTTGGAAGAACGCGAACAGCCAGCCCGAGACGGCCGCGAGCACGGCCGCGATCACGAAGACCGTGAGCTTGGCGCGGAAGGTGGAGATGCCCATGGCCTCGGCCATCGTGGCGCCGCTCTTGAGCGAGCGGATGGCCCGCCCGGGCCGCGAGTCCAGCAGCCGCATGGACGCCAGTGCCGCCAGCAACGCGAAAGCCCAGATCAGCACGTGCAGGCCGCGGCCCGTGCCCAGGTCGTAGCCGAACACCTTGAGCGTCGGGATGCCCAGGATGCCGTCGTACTTGCCCAGCCAGTCCATGTTGGCCATGGTGTAGTTCAGCGCCAGGCCCCACGCGATGGTGGCCAGCG from the Ramlibacter henchirensis genome contains:
- a CDS encoding ABC transporter ATP-binding protein, with amino-acid sequence MAGPLLQVQDLHAGYGRAEVLTGLHFELGAGQVVTVIGPNGAGKSTTLNALMGVLPSRGRILFDGQDVSDTTLEERVMLGLALVPEKRELFGTMAVEDNLVLGGFRAMKMRVPRWRDGLERVYELFPRLKERRTQLAGTLSGGERQMLAVGRALMSQPKLLMLDEPSLGLAPLVVREIFQIITRLREQGVSILLVEQNARAALEVADHGYVLETGEIRLQGAARDLAGDPRVIETYLGAGRSNGRAAATPIHPQETSA
- a CDS encoding Bug family tripartite tricarboxylate transporter substrate binding protein is translated as MRTDRRQFVQATAALGALAAFPQVLRAQATTFDLVKIINGFPAGGTADATARRVGERMIGTPYAKNVVVDNKPGAGGRIACEVVKSAQPDGSTLLLTPYSMMSIYPHIYRTLSYDPFKDFVPVSIAAIMTHALSVGPMVPASVKTVKEYLAWAKANPDKANYGSPAAGSTPHFLGALLGLNNNVDLKHVPYRGSAPAVADMIGGTLASTSTPTGDALANHRAGKVRIIATSGAQRTPFTPEVATYAEQGFPELTTEEWFGFYAPARTPANVVQAANAAINQAIKEKSVVDSLALMGLVARASTPAEMEKSQRDEHTRWGPLVKKIGFTADS
- a CDS encoding ABC transporter permease subunit encodes the protein MTNVQRFAFPAFAALMLLLPALPVPDFWITQSNYIGMYALVALGLVLLTGVAGLTSFGQAAFVGVGAYSAAFLAVKMSGSPWLALLIGVGLAVAAAVVLGAITLRMSGHYLPLATIAWGLALNYTMANMDWLGKYDGILGIPTLKVFGYDLGTGRGLHVLIWAFALLAALASMRLLDSRPGRAIRSLKSGATMAEAMGISTFRAKLTVFVIAAVLAAVSGWLFAFFQRTVNPSPFSIGKGIEYLFMAVLGGVGHVWGAFLGAGVVRIIEDQLQILMPRLIGTSGNFETIVFGIVLVVVLKYAPDGLWTFVSRRLPRADRVRDWDGAAPLPARDKPTHGESLLQVDKVRKEFGGLVAVNDVSFEVRAGEILGLIGPNGAGKSTTFNLITGVLTTTAGRVRFRGEDITGLPSRQIARRGISRTFQHVKIIPEMTVLENVALGGYLRGSSGTVGAMLRTDRAEERRLFAEAERQLARIGMADRMHEMAGNLALGPQRLLEIARALCSDPSLLLLDEPAAGLRHKEKQALAEVLRQLKGEGMSLLLVEHDMEFIMGLTDRIVVMEFGTLLMEGTPSEVQASPKVRAAYLGTEH